Proteins co-encoded in one Juglans regia cultivar Chandler chromosome 16, Walnut 2.0, whole genome shotgun sequence genomic window:
- the LOC109006602 gene encoding uncharacterized protein LOC109006602 — translation MESQKSRHKDDRNKRSREKSDNQRKRKHETEGSENSSLRYELEQPMISYRSYDSSDNSQNSEREKNRWSANGYRNHGFIVHFDFQWQKHKDRAAQSIKPFCADPTWMDILVQEEFEMDFRTRKDQLCSTSRMSTTFAKKMASSAIRERCQPPPQTEVVTDHEKAESALQVESQYRALIVNWVPPPLQTDHHKFDDQEWLFQRTQPRSDMTRETNAS, via the exons ATGGAGAGTCAGAAAAGTAGGCACAAGGATGACAGGAACAAGAGAAGTCGGGAGAAAAGTGACAATCAAAGGAAAAGGAAACATGAAACCGAAGGGTCGGAGAACAGCAGTCTTAGGTATGAGCTCGAGCAGCCCATGATTTCTTACAGGTCATATGACTCTTCTGACAATAGCCAAAACAGTGAGAGGGAAAAGAACAGATGGTCTGCCAATGGCTACCGTAACCATG gGTTCATCGTTCATTTCGATTTTCAATGGCAAAAGCATAAGGATCGAGCTGCACAATCCATCAAACCATTTTGTGCTGATCCTACGTGGATGGATATACTTGTACAAGAGGAGTTCGAAATGGATTTTAGAACCAGAAAAGATCAACTTTGTTCTACTTCTCGTATGTCCACAACATTTGCCAAGAAAATGGCTTCTAGTGCTATCAGAGAGAGGTGCCAACCCCCTCCTCAAACGGAGGTTGTTACTGATCATGAGAAGGCTGAAAGTGCACTGCAGGTAGAATCACAATATAGAGCATTGATTGTGAATTGGGTTCCCCCTCCCTTACAGACTGACCACCATAAGTTTGATGATCAAGAGTGGCTCTTTCAGAGAACGCAGCCTagaagtgacatgactcgagaAACTAATGCTAGCTAG
- the LOC109006601 gene encoding probable serine/threonine-protein kinase PBL5 isoform X2, translating to MTVEVEVNTNDKKNVLVGIRMDSQSRELLIWALVKVAKPGDCVVAVHVCRSPDQASENKNLLDDYLEVYGGLCTVKKVSLSGRIFVGSSIRKVLVREAKSHAAGAVVVGISKQSALGSWASMAKYCTKRLPATTDVLAIHNGKIVFRRFANNQLSGLKGVPKPNFNLREVPASKECRSEFGDSEAESERSVSEVIQNSRDGLRHVGEGLKNEVFNLFRERNKLPLISTSLYIGDPSEQRLGWPLLPRTSSSIPKALPRRKMSVVQWVMSLPDRSPQLSPHCSTIKECPSERDLGEILDENTQNGGSALRVLPRGLEDFLKTDSSGCKRFGREAYALHEYTASVTEKMIGKGGCNHVYKGVLPDGKPVAVKILKSTKEAWKDFALEVDIISSLKHKNIMSLLGVCIEDNALISVYDFLSKGSLEENLHGKNKDKSVLSWEVRFNISVGTAEALNYLHNECSQPVIHRDVKSSNILLSDDFEPQLSDFGLAIWGPTNSSFVTQGDVVGTFGYLAPEYFMYGKVSDKIDVYAFGVVLLELLTGRKSIGPETPKGQESLVMWAKPIIESGNVKGILDPNLDGKYDEVQLQRMVLAATLCITRSARLRPKMSQILKLLKGHKYDEELVDSRNGNIKDSENQDNNDDEVYPKSSTESHLSLALLDVDDDTISYSSSVDRSNSLSSEEYLKGRWSRSSSSD from the exons ATGACAGTTGAAGTGGAAGTTAATACTAATGATAAGAAGAATGTATTAGTTGGTATTCGAATGGACAGCCAAAGCAGAGAGCTACTCATCTGGGCTCTTGTGAAAGTAGCTAAGCCTGGAGATTGCGTGGTTGCGGTTCATGTTTGTCGAAGTCCTG ATCAGGCTTCGGAAAACAAGAACTTGTTGGATGATTATCTTGAAGTATATGGAGGACTATGTACTGTAAAGAAG GTTAGTCTCTCCGGTCGGATCTTCGTTGGAAGTTCAATCCGAAAGGTTCTGGTGAGAGAGGCAAAGAGCCATGCTGCTGGGGCCGTAGTTGTAGGGATAAGCAAGCAAAGTGCTCTCGG GAGTTGGGCTTCCATGGCCAAATATTGCACCAAGAGACTGCCTGCAACGACCGATGTTTTGGCCATCCACAATGGGAAAATTGTCTTCAGAAGGTTCGCCAATAATCAGCTATCAG GTCTCAAAGGGGTTCCAAAACCAAACTTCAATCTAAGAGAAGTTCCTGCTTCGAAAGAATGCCGATCTGAATTTGGTGACTCCGAGGCAGAGTCTGAGAGATCTGTTTCTGAAGTAATTCAAAACTCCAGAGACGGTTTAAGACATGTTGGTGAAGGCTTAAAGAATGAAGTTTTCAACCTTTTTCGTGAAAGAAACAAACTTCCATTGATATCGACTTCTTTATACATAGGAGACCCTTCAGAGCAGAGGCTTGGTTGGCCATTACTCCCTAGAACTAGTTCATCGATTCCAAAAGCCCTACCTAGAAGAAAAATGTCAGTGGTGCAATGGGTAATGAGCTTACCAGATCGTTCCCCACAGCTAAGTCCTCATTGTTCAACCATTAAAGAATGCCCATCAGAAAGAGATCTTGGCGAGATTTTGGATGAGAATACTCAAAATGGTGGATCTGCATTGCGTGTGCTACCAAGAGGCTTGGAGGATTTCCTCAAAACCGACTCATCAGGTTGCAAACGCTTCGGTCGTGAG GCTTATGCTCTCCATGAATATACCGCTTCTGTGACAGAAAAAATGATTGGTAAAGGAGGTTGTAACCATGTATATAAGGGAGTTCTTCCAGACGGCAAGCCAGTGGCAGTAAAGATTCTGAAGTCAACCAAAGAAGCATGGAAGGATTTTGCCCTTGAAGTTGATATCATCTCCTCGTTGAAGCACAAAAACATCATGTCCTTGCTCGGGGTCTGCATTGAAGATAATGCTTTAATCTCGGTTTATGACTTCCTGTCTAAAGGAAGCTTAGAGGAAAACCTACATG GTAAAAACAAGGATAAATCTGTATTATCATGGGAAGTGAGATTTAATATATCTGTAGGGACAGCTGAAGCTCTAAATTATCTACATAATGAATGTTCTCAGCCTGTTATTCATAGAGATGTAAAGTCTTCAAACATTCTTCTCTCCGATGATTTTGAGCCGCAG TTATCTGATTTTGGGCTTGCAATATGGGGACCAACAAATTCATCATTTGTTACTCAAGGCGATGTGGTTGGAACATTTGGTTACCTTGCACCTGAATATTTCATGTATGGGAAAGTAAGTGACAAGATTGATGTGTATGCCTTTGGTGTAGTCCTTCTTGAGTTGTTAACAGGAAGAAAATCAATTGGTCCTGAGACTCCCAAAGGACAAGAGAGCTTGGTCATGTGG GCAAAGCCAATAATAGAGAGTGGAAATGTGAAAGGCATATTGGATCCAAATTTGGATGGAAAATATGATGAGGTTCAGTTGCAGAGAATGGTTCTAGCAGCAACCCTCTGCATCACACGGTCAGCTAGACTTCGCCCTAAAATGAGTCAG ATTCTGAAGCTTCTAAAAGGGCATAAGTATGATGAAGAATTGGTTGACTCCCGAAATGGTAATATAAAGGATTCAGAAAACCAGGACAATAATGACGATGAGGTTTATCCAAAATCTAGCACAGAGTCACATTTGAGTCTCGCATTGCTTGATGTTGACGATGATACCATATCATATAGTAGTAGTGTGGATCGGAGCAACAGTCTTTCTTCAGAGGAATATTTGAAAGGAAGATGGAGCAGATCATCCAGCTCTGATTAG
- the LOC109006601 gene encoding proline-rich receptor-like protein kinase PERK7 isoform X1, with product MTVEVEVNTNDKKNVLVGIRMDSQSRELLIWALVKVAKPGDCVVAVHVCRSPDQASENKNLLDDYLEVYGGLCTVKKVSLSGRIFVGSSIRKVLVREAKSHAAGAVVVGISKQSALGSWASMAKYCTKRLPATTDVLAIHNGKIVFRRFANNQLSGLKGVPKPNFNLREVPASKECRSEFGDSEAESERSVSEVIQNSRDGLRHVGEGLKNEVFNLFRERNKLPLISTSLYIGDPSEQRLGWPLLPRTSSSIPKALPRRKMSVVQWVMSLPDRSPQLSPHCSTIKECPSERDLGEILDENTQNGGSALRVLPRGLEDFLKTDSSGCKRFGREVLKTSTSQFSSGKYHFILNYSSNLFSLQAYALHEYTASVTEKMIGKGGCNHVYKGVLPDGKPVAVKILKSTKEAWKDFALEVDIISSLKHKNIMSLLGVCIEDNALISVYDFLSKGSLEENLHGKNKDKSVLSWEVRFNISVGTAEALNYLHNECSQPVIHRDVKSSNILLSDDFEPQLSDFGLAIWGPTNSSFVTQGDVVGTFGYLAPEYFMYGKVSDKIDVYAFGVVLLELLTGRKSIGPETPKGQESLVMWAKPIIESGNVKGILDPNLDGKYDEVQLQRMVLAATLCITRSARLRPKMSQILKLLKGHKYDEELVDSRNGNIKDSENQDNNDDEVYPKSSTESHLSLALLDVDDDTISYSSSVDRSNSLSSEEYLKGRWSRSSSSD from the exons ATGACAGTTGAAGTGGAAGTTAATACTAATGATAAGAAGAATGTATTAGTTGGTATTCGAATGGACAGCCAAAGCAGAGAGCTACTCATCTGGGCTCTTGTGAAAGTAGCTAAGCCTGGAGATTGCGTGGTTGCGGTTCATGTTTGTCGAAGTCCTG ATCAGGCTTCGGAAAACAAGAACTTGTTGGATGATTATCTTGAAGTATATGGAGGACTATGTACTGTAAAGAAG GTTAGTCTCTCCGGTCGGATCTTCGTTGGAAGTTCAATCCGAAAGGTTCTGGTGAGAGAGGCAAAGAGCCATGCTGCTGGGGCCGTAGTTGTAGGGATAAGCAAGCAAAGTGCTCTCGG GAGTTGGGCTTCCATGGCCAAATATTGCACCAAGAGACTGCCTGCAACGACCGATGTTTTGGCCATCCACAATGGGAAAATTGTCTTCAGAAGGTTCGCCAATAATCAGCTATCAG GTCTCAAAGGGGTTCCAAAACCAAACTTCAATCTAAGAGAAGTTCCTGCTTCGAAAGAATGCCGATCTGAATTTGGTGACTCCGAGGCAGAGTCTGAGAGATCTGTTTCTGAAGTAATTCAAAACTCCAGAGACGGTTTAAGACATGTTGGTGAAGGCTTAAAGAATGAAGTTTTCAACCTTTTTCGTGAAAGAAACAAACTTCCATTGATATCGACTTCTTTATACATAGGAGACCCTTCAGAGCAGAGGCTTGGTTGGCCATTACTCCCTAGAACTAGTTCATCGATTCCAAAAGCCCTACCTAGAAGAAAAATGTCAGTGGTGCAATGGGTAATGAGCTTACCAGATCGTTCCCCACAGCTAAGTCCTCATTGTTCAACCATTAAAGAATGCCCATCAGAAAGAGATCTTGGCGAGATTTTGGATGAGAATACTCAAAATGGTGGATCTGCATTGCGTGTGCTACCAAGAGGCTTGGAGGATTTCCTCAAAACCGACTCATCAGGTTGCAAACGCTTCGGTCGTGAGGTTCTGAAGACTTCAACTTCTCAATTCTCCTCAGGTAAGTACCATTTTATCCTGAATTACTCATCAAATCTCTTTTCCCTTCAGGCTTATGCTCTCCATGAATATACCGCTTCTGTGACAGAAAAAATGATTGGTAAAGGAGGTTGTAACCATGTATATAAGGGAGTTCTTCCAGACGGCAAGCCAGTGGCAGTAAAGATTCTGAAGTCAACCAAAGAAGCATGGAAGGATTTTGCCCTTGAAGTTGATATCATCTCCTCGTTGAAGCACAAAAACATCATGTCCTTGCTCGGGGTCTGCATTGAAGATAATGCTTTAATCTCGGTTTATGACTTCCTGTCTAAAGGAAGCTTAGAGGAAAACCTACATG GTAAAAACAAGGATAAATCTGTATTATCATGGGAAGTGAGATTTAATATATCTGTAGGGACAGCTGAAGCTCTAAATTATCTACATAATGAATGTTCTCAGCCTGTTATTCATAGAGATGTAAAGTCTTCAAACATTCTTCTCTCCGATGATTTTGAGCCGCAG TTATCTGATTTTGGGCTTGCAATATGGGGACCAACAAATTCATCATTTGTTACTCAAGGCGATGTGGTTGGAACATTTGGTTACCTTGCACCTGAATATTTCATGTATGGGAAAGTAAGTGACAAGATTGATGTGTATGCCTTTGGTGTAGTCCTTCTTGAGTTGTTAACAGGAAGAAAATCAATTGGTCCTGAGACTCCCAAAGGACAAGAGAGCTTGGTCATGTGG GCAAAGCCAATAATAGAGAGTGGAAATGTGAAAGGCATATTGGATCCAAATTTGGATGGAAAATATGATGAGGTTCAGTTGCAGAGAATGGTTCTAGCAGCAACCCTCTGCATCACACGGTCAGCTAGACTTCGCCCTAAAATGAGTCAG ATTCTGAAGCTTCTAAAAGGGCATAAGTATGATGAAGAATTGGTTGACTCCCGAAATGGTAATATAAAGGATTCAGAAAACCAGGACAATAATGACGATGAGGTTTATCCAAAATCTAGCACAGAGTCACATTTGAGTCTCGCATTGCTTGATGTTGACGATGATACCATATCATATAGTAGTAGTGTGGATCGGAGCAACAGTCTTTCTTCAGAGGAATATTTGAAAGGAAGATGGAGCAGATCATCCAGCTCTGATTAG
- the LOC109006601 gene encoding probable receptor-like serine/threonine-protein kinase At5g57670 isoform X3: MTVEVEVNTNDKKNVLVGIRMDSQSRELLIWALVKVAKPGDCVVAVHVCRSPDQASENKNLLDDYLEVYGGLCTVKKVSLSGRIFVGSSIRKVLVREAKSHAAGAVVVGISKQSALGSWASMAKYCTKRLPATTDVLAIHNGKIVFRRFANNQLSGLKGVPKPNFNLREVPASKECRSEFGDSEAESERSVSEVIQNSRDGLRHVGEGLKNEVFNLFRERNKLPLISTSLYIGDPSEQRLGWPLLPRTSSSIPKALPRRKMSVVQWVMSLPDRSPQLSPHCSTIKECPSERDLGEILDENTQNGGSALRVLPRGLEDFLKTDSSGCKRFGREVLKTSTSQFSSEKMIGKGGCNHVYKGVLPDGKPVAVKILKSTKEAWKDFALEVDIISSLKHKNIMSLLGVCIEDNALISVYDFLSKGSLEENLHGKNKDKSVLSWEVRFNISVGTAEALNYLHNECSQPVIHRDVKSSNILLSDDFEPQLSDFGLAIWGPTNSSFVTQGDVVGTFGYLAPEYFMYGKVSDKIDVYAFGVVLLELLTGRKSIGPETPKGQESLVMWAKPIIESGNVKGILDPNLDGKYDEVQLQRMVLAATLCITRSARLRPKMSQILKLLKGHKYDEELVDSRNGNIKDSENQDNNDDEVYPKSSTESHLSLALLDVDDDTISYSSSVDRSNSLSSEEYLKGRWSRSSSSD, encoded by the exons ATGACAGTTGAAGTGGAAGTTAATACTAATGATAAGAAGAATGTATTAGTTGGTATTCGAATGGACAGCCAAAGCAGAGAGCTACTCATCTGGGCTCTTGTGAAAGTAGCTAAGCCTGGAGATTGCGTGGTTGCGGTTCATGTTTGTCGAAGTCCTG ATCAGGCTTCGGAAAACAAGAACTTGTTGGATGATTATCTTGAAGTATATGGAGGACTATGTACTGTAAAGAAG GTTAGTCTCTCCGGTCGGATCTTCGTTGGAAGTTCAATCCGAAAGGTTCTGGTGAGAGAGGCAAAGAGCCATGCTGCTGGGGCCGTAGTTGTAGGGATAAGCAAGCAAAGTGCTCTCGG GAGTTGGGCTTCCATGGCCAAATATTGCACCAAGAGACTGCCTGCAACGACCGATGTTTTGGCCATCCACAATGGGAAAATTGTCTTCAGAAGGTTCGCCAATAATCAGCTATCAG GTCTCAAAGGGGTTCCAAAACCAAACTTCAATCTAAGAGAAGTTCCTGCTTCGAAAGAATGCCGATCTGAATTTGGTGACTCCGAGGCAGAGTCTGAGAGATCTGTTTCTGAAGTAATTCAAAACTCCAGAGACGGTTTAAGACATGTTGGTGAAGGCTTAAAGAATGAAGTTTTCAACCTTTTTCGTGAAAGAAACAAACTTCCATTGATATCGACTTCTTTATACATAGGAGACCCTTCAGAGCAGAGGCTTGGTTGGCCATTACTCCCTAGAACTAGTTCATCGATTCCAAAAGCCCTACCTAGAAGAAAAATGTCAGTGGTGCAATGGGTAATGAGCTTACCAGATCGTTCCCCACAGCTAAGTCCTCATTGTTCAACCATTAAAGAATGCCCATCAGAAAGAGATCTTGGCGAGATTTTGGATGAGAATACTCAAAATGGTGGATCTGCATTGCGTGTGCTACCAAGAGGCTTGGAGGATTTCCTCAAAACCGACTCATCAGGTTGCAAACGCTTCGGTCGTGAGGTTCTGAAGACTTCAACTTCTCAATTCTCCTCAG AAAAAATGATTGGTAAAGGAGGTTGTAACCATGTATATAAGGGAGTTCTTCCAGACGGCAAGCCAGTGGCAGTAAAGATTCTGAAGTCAACCAAAGAAGCATGGAAGGATTTTGCCCTTGAAGTTGATATCATCTCCTCGTTGAAGCACAAAAACATCATGTCCTTGCTCGGGGTCTGCATTGAAGATAATGCTTTAATCTCGGTTTATGACTTCCTGTCTAAAGGAAGCTTAGAGGAAAACCTACATG GTAAAAACAAGGATAAATCTGTATTATCATGGGAAGTGAGATTTAATATATCTGTAGGGACAGCTGAAGCTCTAAATTATCTACATAATGAATGTTCTCAGCCTGTTATTCATAGAGATGTAAAGTCTTCAAACATTCTTCTCTCCGATGATTTTGAGCCGCAG TTATCTGATTTTGGGCTTGCAATATGGGGACCAACAAATTCATCATTTGTTACTCAAGGCGATGTGGTTGGAACATTTGGTTACCTTGCACCTGAATATTTCATGTATGGGAAAGTAAGTGACAAGATTGATGTGTATGCCTTTGGTGTAGTCCTTCTTGAGTTGTTAACAGGAAGAAAATCAATTGGTCCTGAGACTCCCAAAGGACAAGAGAGCTTGGTCATGTGG GCAAAGCCAATAATAGAGAGTGGAAATGTGAAAGGCATATTGGATCCAAATTTGGATGGAAAATATGATGAGGTTCAGTTGCAGAGAATGGTTCTAGCAGCAACCCTCTGCATCACACGGTCAGCTAGACTTCGCCCTAAAATGAGTCAG ATTCTGAAGCTTCTAAAAGGGCATAAGTATGATGAAGAATTGGTTGACTCCCGAAATGGTAATATAAAGGATTCAGAAAACCAGGACAATAATGACGATGAGGTTTATCCAAAATCTAGCACAGAGTCACATTTGAGTCTCGCATTGCTTGATGTTGACGATGATACCATATCATATAGTAGTAGTGTGGATCGGAGCAACAGTCTTTCTTCAGAGGAATATTTGAAAGGAAGATGGAGCAGATCATCCAGCTCTGATTAG
- the LOC109006600 gene encoding ubiquitin-conjugating enzyme E2 28-like translates to MASKRILKELKDLQRDPPTSCSAGPVAEDMFHWQATIIGPNDSPYAGGVFLVTIHFPPDYPFKPPKVAFRTKVFHPNINSNGNICLDILKEQWSPALTISKVLLSICSLLTDPNPDDPLVPEIAHMCRTDKVKYDSSARSWTQKYAMG, encoded by the exons ATGGCATCAAAGAGAATATTGAAGGAGCTCAAGGATTTGCAGAGAGACCCACCAACTTCATGCAGTGCAG GTCCTGTGGCTGAGGATATGTTCCATTGGCAAGCAACCATAATTGGTCCAAATGACAGTCCCTATGCTGGCGGTGTTTTCCTTGTGACAATCCATTTCCCACCTGATTATCCTTTCAAACCCCCAAAG GTCGCCTTCAGGACCAAGGTCTTCCATCCAAACATAAACAGTAATGGAAATATATGCTTGGACATACTCAAGGAACAATGGAGCCCTGCACTCACAATATCCAAG GTTTTGCTCTCCATATGTTCACTGCTTACCGACCCAAACCCTGATGATCCACTTGTTCCTGAGATTGCTCACATGTGCAGGACTGATAAAGTGAAATATGACTCGTCTGCTCGGAGCTGGACACAAAAGTATGCCATGGGATAG
- the LOC109006599 gene encoding rac-like GTP-binding protein RAC1 yields the protein MSASRFIKCVTVGDGAVGKTCMLISYTSNTFPTDYVPTVFDNFSANVVVDGSTINLGLWDTAGQEDYNRLRPLSYRGADAFLLAFSLISKASYENVAKKWIPELRHYAPGVPIVLVGTKLDLRDDKQFLVEHPGAVPITTAQGEELRKLIGAPLYVECSSKTQQNVKAVFDAAIKVVLQPPKQKKKKKRSGHKACSIL from the exons atgagtgCTTCAAGGTTCATAAAGTGTGTCACAGTTGGTGACGGTGCCGTTGGGAAGACTTGTATGCTCATCTCCTACACGAGCAACACTTTCCCTACG GATTATGTGCCGACTGTCTTTGACAATTTCAGCGCAAATGTAGTTGTGGATGGGAGCACTATAAATTTAGGTCTGTGGGATACTGCCG GCCAGGAGGATTATAATAGGCTGAGGCCTTTGAGCTATCGTGGGGCAGATGCCTTCCTACTTGCATTCTCTCTCATAAGCAAGGCTAGTTATGAAAATGTTGCAAAGAAA TGGATTCCTGAATTGAGGCATTATGCACCTGGTGTTCCAATTGTACTTGTTGGAACAAAACTTG ATCTTCGTGATGATAAGCAGTTCCTTGTAGAACACCCTGGTGCAGTACCCATAACCACGGCCCAG GGGGAGGAACTGCGAAAGCTGATTGGGGCTCCACTTTATGTTGAATGCAGTTCAAAAACACAGCAG aatgtcaaaGCTGTTTTTGATGCGGCCATAAAGGTGGTTCTCCAGCCACcgaagcagaagaagaaaaaaaagagaagtggaCATAAGGCATGCTCCATATTGTGA